From one Alicyclobacillus acidocaldarius subsp. acidocaldarius Tc-4-1 genomic stretch:
- the obgE gene encoding GTPase ObgE: MFVDHAVIYVKGGNGGNGIVSWRREKYVPKGGPAGGDGGRGGDVVLVVDEGLRTLIDFRYQRHFKAKSGEPGGPSNRHGADGEDLVIKVPPGTVVRDRDTGEFLGDLVRPGDRLVVARGGRGGRGNAHFANSVRKAPEMAEKGEPGEERVIELELRVLADVGLVGYPSVGKSTLLRAMTRAEPKVGAYPFTTLHPELGVVELGDGRSFVMADLPGLIEGAHEGRGLGHQFLRHIERTRVLVHVIDMAAVDGRDPVEDYRIIEDELAKYRAELADRPRVVAANKMDLPHATENLARFRAAYPELEVFPLSGATHQGIQPFAERLYQLVQATAVPTSAETSSTDEAARKVYRLPDEKPLKIRKEDGVFVVEHPEIEKLVKMTNFDQYDAVKRFQRIMQARGVDDALRAHGAKDGDVIRIGDMVFDFVD, from the coding sequence GTGTTCGTCGATCACGCGGTCATTTACGTGAAAGGCGGGAACGGCGGCAACGGCATTGTGTCGTGGCGTCGTGAAAAATATGTCCCGAAAGGAGGGCCGGCGGGGGGCGACGGAGGCCGAGGCGGCGATGTGGTCCTGGTGGTGGATGAGGGGCTGCGCACGCTCATCGACTTTCGGTACCAACGTCACTTTAAGGCGAAGTCCGGCGAACCCGGAGGTCCCTCGAATCGACACGGAGCGGATGGCGAGGATCTCGTGATCAAGGTTCCCCCAGGGACCGTTGTGCGCGATCGCGATACAGGGGAGTTTCTGGGAGACCTGGTTCGTCCGGGAGACCGGCTCGTGGTGGCGAGAGGCGGCCGCGGAGGGCGTGGGAACGCGCATTTCGCCAATTCCGTTCGCAAAGCTCCCGAAATGGCTGAGAAGGGAGAGCCTGGAGAAGAGCGCGTCATTGAACTCGAACTGCGCGTGTTGGCCGACGTCGGGCTCGTTGGGTATCCCTCCGTGGGCAAATCCACGTTGCTTCGCGCGATGACGCGCGCTGAACCCAAGGTTGGTGCGTACCCGTTTACCACACTTCATCCTGAGCTCGGCGTGGTAGAACTGGGGGACGGCCGTTCGTTCGTGATGGCCGATTTGCCCGGGCTCATCGAAGGCGCACATGAGGGACGCGGACTCGGCCATCAGTTTCTGCGGCACATCGAACGAACAAGGGTGTTAGTCCACGTGATCGACATGGCAGCTGTAGACGGACGCGATCCCGTCGAAGATTACCGCATCATTGAGGACGAGCTTGCAAAATACCGGGCGGAACTTGCGGACAGGCCTCGGGTCGTGGCGGCTAACAAGATGGATTTGCCCCACGCAACTGAAAATTTGGCGCGTTTTCGGGCTGCCTATCCTGAGCTTGAGGTGTTTCCGCTATCGGGTGCTACGCATCAAGGAATTCAGCCGTTCGCCGAACGACTGTATCAGCTGGTGCAGGCCACAGCGGTGCCCACGTCGGCAGAAACCTCGTCCACAGACGAAGCGGCGCGCAAAGTCTATCGCCTACCCGATGAGAAACCGCTCAAAATTCGAAAAGAAGACGGCGTATTTGTTGTTGAACATCCTGAGATAGAAAAACTTGTGAAGATGACGAACTTCGATCAGTACGATGCAGTAAAACGATTCCAGCGCATCATGCAGGCGCGCGGCGTGGACGACGCTTTGCGTGCCCACGGTGCGAAAGACGGCGATGTGATTCGCATCGGGGATATGGTGTTCGACTTTGTGGACTAA
- a CDS encoding Spo0B domain-containing protein, with product MSHSLEHATGLESFRRHRHDVLNQLQIIRALIQMNRADRAIAAMDRLAEWLQSLGRVQQAVGSSAELVVWTLAACPHVVVDDILVEEAPDGDTVVQWISFLTELEERLALGGRSLRMKLRVSSNALWVAWDARDLEVADWEERYVRIHFARG from the coding sequence GTGTCTCATAGCTTGGAGCACGCGACCGGTCTAGAATCGTTTCGGCGGCATCGGCACGATGTGTTGAACCAGCTCCAAATCATTCGGGCGCTCATTCAGATGAATCGCGCCGATCGCGCGATAGCGGCCATGGATCGACTGGCCGAATGGTTGCAATCGCTCGGTCGCGTCCAGCAAGCGGTTGGCTCAAGCGCGGAACTCGTGGTGTGGACGCTTGCGGCATGTCCTCACGTGGTCGTGGACGATATCCTTGTCGAGGAGGCGCCTGACGGCGACACTGTTGTACAATGGATCTCGTTCTTGACCGAGCTCGAGGAGCGTCTGGCACTTGGGGGGAGATCGCTCCGGATGAAGCTCAGAGTGAGCTCGAACGCACTCTGGGTCGCGTGGGACGCTCGCGATCTTGAGGTCGCAGATTGGGAAGAACGTTATGTGAGGATTCACTTTGCAAGGGGGTGA
- the rpmA gene encoding 50S ribosomal protein L27 produces MLRLDLQRFAHKKGASSTRNGRDSISKRLGVKEPDGKVVHAGSILVRQRGTKIHPGRNVGIGKDDTLFAKITGQVRFERFGKGKKRVSVYPVATEAEVVGK; encoded by the coding sequence ATGTTGCGACTTGATTTGCAGCGTTTTGCGCACAAGAAGGGCGCTTCCTCCACGCGGAACGGCCGCGATAGCATCTCCAAGCGACTGGGTGTCAAGGAACCCGACGGCAAGGTCGTGCACGCTGGCAGCATCCTCGTGCGGCAGCGCGGCACCAAGATCCATCCCGGCCGCAACGTCGGCATTGGAAAAGACGACACGCTGTTCGCGAAAATCACAGGGCAGGTGCGCTTCGAGCGGTTTGGCAAGGGGAAGAAGCGCGTGAGCGTCTATCCTGTCGCCACGGAGGCGGAAGTCGTCGGCAAGTGA
- a CDS encoding ribosomal-processing cysteine protease Prp — MIELDVLLRGEGLEGFRVRGHAGYAEAGRDIVCAAVSVLVYNFINSAERFADTPLEVRDRGDELSCRFPPALNSRAKLLFDSMLFGIEQVAEQYPDHVRIRHVRAR, encoded by the coding sequence ATGATCGAGTTGGACGTCCTCCTGCGCGGTGAAGGACTGGAGGGCTTTCGCGTTCGCGGTCACGCGGGTTACGCGGAGGCGGGGCGCGACATCGTCTGTGCGGCCGTCAGCGTGTTGGTGTACAATTTCATCAACTCGGCGGAGCGGTTTGCGGATACGCCCCTCGAGGTGCGAGATCGAGGCGATGAATTGTCGTGTCGCTTTCCTCCGGCGCTGAATTCACGCGCAAAGTTGTTGTTCGATAGCATGCTGTTCGGGATCGAACAGGTCGCGGAGCAGTACCCGGACCATGTGCGCATTCGACACGTTCGTGCGCGCTAA
- the rplU gene encoding 50S ribosomal protein L21, whose protein sequence is MYAIVETGGKQYKVSQGDTLVVEKLEGEVGSEIVLDKVLLVQNEGQVQVGSPYLQGAKVVAKVVEHGRGEKIIVFKYKPKKNYHKKQGHRQPYTKLTVESIQLA, encoded by the coding sequence ATGTACGCGATTGTGGAGACTGGTGGGAAGCAGTACAAGGTGAGCCAGGGCGACACCCTCGTCGTGGAGAAGCTCGAGGGTGAGGTCGGATCGGAAATCGTCTTGGACAAGGTCCTTCTCGTTCAGAACGAAGGCCAGGTCCAGGTGGGCTCGCCTTATCTTCAAGGGGCGAAGGTCGTCGCGAAGGTCGTGGAACACGGCCGAGGCGAAAAGATCATCGTGTTCAAGTACAAGCCCAAGAAGAATTACCACAAAAAGCAGGGTCATCGTCAGCCGTACACCAAGCTCACGGTGGAGTCCATTCAGCTCGCATGA
- a CDS encoding site-2 protease family protein, translating to MTSGRARTVRQGVRVSIHPLFVLSALAACVAHMALHVAILFLCVLLHELGHAAVARALGYKVAVIQLLPFGGVVKLANGDLGCVPRHEALVAIAGPVVNLGLGWLGLTLAASGVSSSESYRAWVTLNLWLAVFNLLPCLPLDGGRLWRSSRSRSVGYARATEGAYRMGFVIAALLMALGVIAFFAGRPHLGALVLGLFLAVSASQGLRDLRVDLVRFLDAKRRRSEPVARARSLVARMDTPIRHVVRQFAPDRVHMVYVLDDEDRVVDIVEEWEIAEAVFSGKWDTPVGELSNPGVVDVSKL from the coding sequence ATGACGTCTGGCCGGGCGAGGACTGTGCGCCAAGGGGTGCGGGTGAGCATTCACCCGCTCTTTGTGTTGTCGGCGTTGGCAGCCTGTGTCGCACACATGGCCCTGCACGTGGCCATCCTGTTTCTGTGCGTCCTCCTGCATGAGTTGGGGCATGCAGCGGTGGCGCGCGCGCTGGGCTACAAAGTGGCGGTAATTCAGCTTTTGCCGTTTGGAGGCGTCGTGAAGCTCGCAAACGGCGATCTGGGGTGTGTCCCTCGCCATGAAGCGTTGGTCGCCATCGCCGGACCTGTGGTCAACCTCGGACTGGGATGGCTAGGTCTCACGCTTGCAGCGAGCGGCGTTTCGTCGTCCGAATCGTACCGCGCCTGGGTGACGCTGAATCTGTGGCTCGCTGTGTTCAATCTGCTTCCTTGCCTTCCCTTGGACGGCGGGCGGCTGTGGCGGTCGAGCCGAAGCCGCAGCGTGGGGTACGCGCGCGCGACGGAAGGAGCATATCGAATGGGCTTTGTGATCGCGGCGTTATTGATGGCCCTCGGCGTGATCGCATTCTTTGCGGGAAGGCCGCACCTTGGCGCGCTTGTCCTAGGTCTCTTTCTCGCCGTCTCGGCGTCGCAAGGCCTGAGAGACCTGCGCGTGGACCTCGTTCGCTTTCTGGACGCCAAGCGCAGGCGGTCTGAACCGGTCGCACGTGCGCGTTCGCTCGTGGCACGGATGGACACGCCGATTCGGCATGTGGTTCGACAGTTTGCACCGGATCGCGTCCATATGGTCTACGTGCTCGACGATGAAGACCGGGTCGTCGATATCGTCGAGGAATGGGAGATTGCCGAGGCAGTGTTCTCCGGAAAGTGGGATACACCGGTGGGCGAACTGTCGAATCCTGGCGTTGTGGATGTTTCAAAGTTGTGA
- a CDS encoding murein hydrolase activator EnvC family protein yields the protein MPRNFGAWPWKRQEPSGADDSNGMEVGSRQAPNRWTMGDAGGEDWPESPLSPYGSADDDGGIRQVESATWLRPVRLRSSRSARGFQPHEAGNPSQVRRAPRLTWQFFGALMLVAAGYAVEHDPRIPSPIAAHAIDAFDADYTYRVQPVLDRLLASLRVRHISLGVVQAAGMRAPVFGRVVQGYGPNHPEVWVQGDAGDPVQAAAPGTVLGVYETGHTYLVKIDHGMDGIALYGGLGSVAVHPDDVVLAGQEIGTLPSHPAHPVFRFSLEKDGKFENPQRWISFAGGSA from the coding sequence ATGCCGCGAAACTTCGGAGCCTGGCCGTGGAAACGACAGGAGCCTTCAGGGGCGGACGATTCGAACGGTATGGAGGTCGGTTCCCGCCAAGCCCCCAATCGTTGGACCATGGGCGACGCGGGCGGCGAAGACTGGCCGGAGTCGCCGCTTTCCCCCTACGGGTCAGCGGACGACGACGGCGGGATTCGGCAGGTCGAGAGCGCAACTTGGCTTCGTCCTGTGCGATTGCGATCTTCGAGATCGGCGCGCGGGTTCCAGCCTCATGAGGCCGGCAACCCGAGCCAGGTGCGCCGTGCGCCTCGATTGACGTGGCAGTTCTTCGGCGCGCTGATGCTCGTAGCCGCGGGCTACGCGGTGGAACACGATCCCCGAATTCCTTCGCCCATCGCCGCCCATGCCATCGATGCGTTCGATGCGGACTACACCTATCGCGTGCAACCTGTGCTGGATCGCCTGTTGGCGTCGCTTCGTGTCCGTCACATTTCGCTGGGCGTGGTTCAGGCTGCGGGCATGCGGGCGCCTGTCTTCGGCCGCGTGGTCCAGGGCTACGGCCCCAATCATCCGGAAGTCTGGGTGCAGGGAGACGCTGGCGATCCAGTGCAGGCAGCGGCGCCTGGTACCGTTCTCGGCGTGTATGAGACGGGTCACACGTATTTGGTGAAGATCGATCACGGCATGGACGGGATCGCGCTATACGGCGGCTTGGGTTCCGTCGCGGTGCACCCGGACGATGTCGTCCTCGCCGGGCAGGAGATTGGGACCTTGCCGAGCCACCCCGCTCATCCCGTGTTTCGTTTTTCGCTCGAGAAAGACGGAAAATTTGAGAATCCACAGCGATGGATCTCCTTTGCAGGGGGAAGCGCATGA
- the minD gene encoding septum site-determining protein MinD yields the protein MGTAIVMTSGKGGVGKTTTTANVSTALALLGKKVCMVDADIGLRNLDVVMGLENRIIYDIVDVANGDCRLEQALIRDKRFEHLVLLPAAQTKDKRALSVEKMVELVNELKRSFDFVMIDCPAGIEEGFRVAVAPADMAIVVTTPEHTAVRDADRVLGLLERDKVGEPRLIVNRIRPDMVKRGDMLDIDEIVQVLGCDLLGVIPDDERVIRNSNRGEPVVLDTAVPAATAYRNIARRILGESVPLMHLEEKSGLWGRFRKWVGGR from the coding sequence GTGGGCACCGCCATTGTGATGACATCCGGCAAAGGCGGGGTGGGCAAGACTACAACGACGGCCAATGTATCGACAGCGCTCGCCCTCCTTGGGAAAAAGGTGTGTATGGTGGACGCCGATATCGGGCTGAGGAACCTTGACGTCGTGATGGGACTGGAGAACCGGATCATCTACGACATCGTCGACGTGGCCAACGGCGACTGTCGGCTCGAACAGGCGCTCATCCGCGACAAACGATTTGAACACCTCGTCTTGCTCCCGGCCGCGCAAACGAAGGACAAGCGCGCGCTCTCTGTGGAAAAAATGGTTGAGTTGGTGAATGAACTCAAGCGGTCGTTCGATTTCGTGATGATCGACTGTCCCGCAGGCATCGAGGAAGGCTTTCGAGTGGCTGTGGCGCCGGCTGATATGGCTATCGTCGTCACGACGCCCGAACACACAGCGGTACGGGACGCAGACCGCGTGCTCGGACTGCTGGAACGGGATAAGGTCGGGGAGCCGAGGCTTATCGTCAATCGCATCCGGCCAGACATGGTGAAACGCGGAGACATGTTGGATATCGACGAGATCGTGCAGGTCTTGGGTTGCGATTTGCTCGGCGTGATTCCGGATGACGAACGGGTCATCCGAAACAGCAACCGCGGTGAACCCGTCGTATTGGACACCGCCGTCCCGGCCGCAACGGCATATCGCAACATCGCGAGGCGAATCCTCGGCGAATCCGTGCCGCTCATGCACCTCGAGGAAAAATCGGGACTTTGGGGTCGCTTCCGCAAGTGGGTGGGCGGTCGGTAA
- a CDS encoding septum site-determining protein MinC, translated as MILESEPLMDHRPPVTVKGTREGLTFLLDERADVERVCAYLETLITGETGKLFEGPTVDVYVDYGKRTLTPQETWRILDVFRKRDNFLVRAWGSTPEARDASRRYHDARAQHIYHGLVRSGQPLSFDGDVVIIGDVNPSAVVEATGDIYVFGRLLGIAHAGVGGDETAIVAAAEFAPMQIRIADVVSRAPQMRATMEYAYLEGREMRVAEMKYFLPWHKLRKRSGREERR; from the coding sequence TTGATTTTAGAGAGTGAGCCGCTGATGGATCATAGGCCGCCCGTGACGGTGAAGGGCACGCGCGAAGGTCTCACGTTCCTGTTGGACGAGCGAGCGGACGTGGAACGCGTCTGCGCGTATCTCGAGACCCTCATCACGGGTGAAACCGGGAAGCTGTTCGAAGGCCCCACTGTGGACGTCTATGTCGATTACGGCAAGCGAACCTTGACCCCCCAGGAGACCTGGCGCATTCTAGACGTGTTTCGGAAGCGAGACAACTTCCTGGTGAGGGCTTGGGGCAGCACTCCGGAGGCGCGGGACGCATCGCGCCGTTACCACGACGCGCGCGCGCAACACATCTATCACGGCTTAGTGAGATCGGGGCAACCCCTGTCCTTTGACGGGGATGTCGTCATCATCGGAGACGTGAACCCGAGCGCCGTGGTGGAGGCGACGGGCGACATCTACGTGTTCGGCCGCCTTCTGGGCATTGCTCATGCGGGCGTGGGCGGCGATGAAACGGCCATTGTCGCGGCCGCGGAGTTTGCTCCCATGCAAATTCGCATCGCGGATGTGGTCAGTCGTGCGCCTCAGATGCGCGCGACCATGGAGTACGCCTATTTGGAAGGCCGGGAGATGCGCGTAGCGGAAATGAAATACTTTCTTCCATGGCACAAGCTCCGAAAACGTTCCGGCCGTGAAGAGCGGAGGTGA
- the mreD gene encoding rod shape-determining protein MreD, with protein MKAAIAFVTLWVGLILQATLFEIPPMDAIHPDFVLVILVLLALFRGANLAMVFGIAIGLIQDVCYGPFIGLNAFAYGLTAYIAAAVFSQFMQKNLAIAFLTTMGLSFVHSWLTYGFMRLFELTSDSIQFAMSASLQAMMVNGVVALALYPLYSAWFTRPRRRRYDALHTTDSP; from the coding sequence GTGAAGGCCGCCATCGCATTCGTGACCCTGTGGGTCGGCCTGATTCTCCAGGCTACGCTGTTCGAGATTCCGCCGATGGACGCCATTCATCCGGACTTCGTGCTCGTGATTCTCGTCCTCCTCGCGCTGTTCCGTGGCGCGAATTTGGCGATGGTCTTCGGGATTGCGATTGGCCTCATCCAGGATGTCTGCTATGGCCCGTTCATCGGACTCAACGCATTCGCGTACGGGTTGACCGCCTATATCGCGGCCGCAGTCTTCAGCCAGTTCATGCAGAAGAATCTTGCTATCGCTTTCCTGACCACGATGGGTCTCAGTTTCGTGCATTCGTGGTTGACCTACGGTTTCATGCGCTTGTTTGAATTGACAAGTGACTCCATCCAGTTCGCGATGTCTGCGTCGCTCCAGGCGATGATGGTCAACGGTGTCGTTGCGCTCGCCTTGTATCCGTTGTACAGCGCGTGGTTTACCCGCCCTCGGCGGCGCCGATATGATGCTTTGCACACTACGGATTCGCCCTGA
- the mreC gene encoding rod shape-determining protein MreC: MSRYLTSRRLFLILGSLIVLMIIAGLTLSQTGRRATFPERVLMDIQSAVSGIVYRPVSKLTGFFAGLSNLRQMYEENAALKQEMENYQALRAELADAQAENQRLETMLHFYRRTVNQLHEIPAVVVGREPSEWNSALTIDVGSADGVQPNMAVVAPDGSLVGRVDTVSAHSARVVLITDTELGDGVSALVEASHMQPFGVVTGSTTNPGELNLDFLGQIIQLPSSQLVGDEVVTSGLGDVFPRGLVIGTITKVVYGAHNTAKSAIVQPAAPMDFLQDVFVVREQGSSP, from the coding sequence GTGTCCCGATATTTGACGAGTCGCCGGCTGTTCCTGATCCTCGGCAGCCTCATCGTCCTCATGATTATCGCGGGACTGACGTTGTCGCAGACGGGACGCCGCGCGACCTTTCCAGAGCGCGTGTTGATGGACATCCAGAGCGCCGTGTCCGGAATCGTGTATCGCCCGGTGAGCAAGCTGACGGGGTTTTTTGCCGGTCTGTCGAACCTCCGTCAAATGTACGAAGAGAATGCCGCGCTGAAACAGGAGATGGAGAACTACCAAGCCTTGCGCGCCGAACTCGCGGATGCTCAGGCCGAGAATCAGCGCTTGGAGACCATGCTCCACTTTTATCGCCGCACGGTTAACCAGCTGCATGAGATTCCGGCTGTTGTGGTGGGACGCGAGCCATCGGAGTGGAATTCGGCGCTCACAATCGACGTGGGCAGCGCGGACGGCGTGCAACCAAACATGGCCGTGGTGGCGCCGGACGGGAGTCTCGTGGGGCGCGTTGACACGGTTAGCGCGCACAGCGCCAGAGTGGTGCTCATCACCGACACAGAGTTGGGAGATGGCGTCTCGGCGCTCGTCGAGGCGAGCCATATGCAGCCCTTCGGCGTGGTCACCGGGTCCACCACAAACCCCGGTGAGCTCAACCTGGACTTCCTCGGCCAGATCATCCAATTGCCATCCTCTCAGCTCGTGGGCGATGAAGTTGTGACATCGGGGCTCGGCGACGTTTTCCCCCGGGGGCTGGTGATTGGCACCATCACGAAAGTGGTTTACGGCGCGCACAACACCGCGAAATCTGCGATTGTCCAGCCGGCAGCTCCGATGGACTTTCTACAGGACGTATTCGTGGTGCGGGAACAGGGGAGTTCACCGTGA
- a CDS encoding rod shape-determining protein yields MFSVRDMGVDLGTANTLVYVKGKGIVLREPSVVAIRTDTGSIEAVGAEAKQMIGRTPGNIVAVRPMKDGVIADFQTTSAMLRHFIRQAMKTKSSWAGKPRVMISVPSGITAVERRAVEDAALEAGAKDAQVIEEPMAAAIGAGLPVGEPTGSMVVDIGGGTTEVAIISLGGIVTSKSIRVAGDEMDEAIIQYVKKTYNLMIGERTAEDLKIQIGAADDLDEERSMEIRGRDLLTGLPRNVTITSKEISEALSDTVLAIVDAVKVTLEKSPPELAADIMDRGIVLTGGGALLRNLDKRLARETGMPVLVAENPLDCVAIGTGKALDNYDVYRKRSAAMRRAQGRA; encoded by the coding sequence ATGTTTTCCGTAAGGGATATGGGTGTCGATTTGGGTACGGCGAACACGCTGGTCTACGTGAAGGGCAAAGGAATCGTGTTGCGCGAGCCTTCGGTTGTGGCGATTCGCACCGATACCGGGAGCATTGAGGCTGTGGGCGCCGAGGCGAAGCAGATGATCGGTCGCACGCCGGGCAACATCGTCGCGGTCCGCCCCATGAAGGACGGCGTGATCGCCGACTTTCAGACCACGTCGGCCATGTTGCGCCATTTCATCCGTCAGGCGATGAAGACGAAGTCGTCTTGGGCCGGGAAGCCCCGGGTGATGATCAGCGTTCCTTCCGGCATCACCGCAGTAGAGCGGCGCGCGGTCGAAGATGCGGCCCTTGAGGCGGGCGCCAAGGATGCGCAGGTCATTGAGGAGCCGATGGCTGCAGCCATCGGCGCCGGGTTGCCGGTCGGCGAACCGACTGGCTCGATGGTGGTGGATATCGGTGGCGGCACGACGGAGGTCGCAATCATCTCGCTCGGCGGCATTGTGACGTCCAAGTCGATTCGCGTGGCGGGCGACGAGATGGACGAGGCCATTATCCAGTATGTGAAGAAGACTTATAATTTGATGATTGGCGAGCGAACCGCCGAGGACCTCAAGATTCAGATTGGGGCAGCCGACGATCTCGACGAGGAACGTTCGATGGAAATTCGCGGCCGGGATCTGCTGACCGGCTTGCCTCGAAACGTGACGATCACGTCGAAGGAAATCAGCGAAGCGCTATCCGATACGGTGCTCGCCATCGTGGACGCGGTGAAAGTGACGCTGGAGAAGTCGCCGCCGGAGTTGGCTGCCGATATTATGGACCGCGGCATCGTCCTCACGGGCGGCGGAGCGTTACTTCGCAACCTCGACAAGCGGCTGGCCCGGGAAACGGGCATGCCCGTCCTCGTCGCGGAGAACCCGCTGGATTGCGTCGCCATCGGTACGGGGAAGGCGCTGGACAATTATGACGTGTATCGCAAACGCTCGGCCGCGATGCGGCGGGCCCAAGGCCGAGCGTAA
- the radC gene encoding RadC family protein yields the protein MNVDWDVCVASELEDGPRERLMRLGPSALRVDELLACIMQSGNGKQNVYEIAQSLCRHLGDLDRLADLEVAELLTVPGIGPAKAVQIAAAVELGRRVVRKPPNDKRQIRTAEDAAKYVMDRLRYLKKEHFVTLLLDTKHRVLAEDMSSVGSLDASIVHPREIFRRAIRISASSILCIHNHPSGDPSPSPEDIAVTRRLVEAGRILGIAVLDHIVIGDGRFVSLRAEGYMDSTS from the coding sequence ATGAACGTGGACTGGGATGTGTGCGTTGCTTCGGAATTGGAAGATGGCCCACGCGAGCGCCTGATGCGTCTCGGACCGAGCGCACTGCGCGTGGACGAGCTTTTGGCCTGCATCATGCAGTCGGGCAACGGGAAGCAGAACGTGTACGAGATTGCCCAGTCGCTTTGTCGCCATTTGGGCGATTTGGACAGGCTTGCGGATCTCGAGGTGGCGGAACTGCTCACCGTTCCCGGCATCGGGCCTGCCAAGGCCGTGCAAATTGCGGCGGCCGTCGAGTTGGGCAGACGTGTGGTGCGAAAGCCACCCAATGACAAACGGCAGATTCGCACTGCGGAGGACGCCGCAAAGTATGTGATGGATCGACTGAGGTATCTTAAAAAGGAACATTTTGTAACACTTCTTCTGGACACGAAACACCGAGTCCTGGCTGAGGATATGTCGTCTGTGGGCAGCCTGGATGCTTCTATTGTACATCCGCGCGAGATCTTTCGCCGTGCAATCCGCATCAGCGCTTCGAGCATCTTGTGCATACATAATCACCCCAGTGGCGACCCATCTCCTAGCCCTGAAGATATTGCGGTCACAAGGCGTCTCGTCGAGGCGGGGCGGATACTCGGCATCGCGGTGCTGGACCACATTGTGATAGGCGATGGGCGATTTGTAAGTTTGCGCGCGGAAGGGTATATGGATTCCACTTCATGA